In Brienomyrus brachyistius isolate T26 chromosome 25, BBRACH_0.4, whole genome shotgun sequence, a single window of DNA contains:
- the LOC125720607 gene encoding uncharacterized protein LOC125720607 isoform X2, translating to MLHLSSRLDCPAVLMGRWTLLILFLRLILHVSSRSEFSVQNVDVKKTAILQCNGTVSKDTRPQEYDVEWKTEKNIQVAHYQQGELTVGEWFKGRVSIFKDDIGFGNFSLKISPVEYSDGDLYMCFWRRKHICDVKLDVLVPSMVSAQLGEPATLPCYVHVDKTQKNDVDTVHWKKNVESILDYQPGLFNKSSGCENRCSMSVDKIKFGDLSLTISEVHYSDRGTYQCFTDKTVKPEEIIFTTEVHHNTPIIQIGQSLSLQLYSSEPVRVVFQPNENLPVVPVCTVKGESVDCMPQYKHRVSVQNTTLKLDSVMLMDRGVYRVIDHKTNENISVTDLHTEDPPAPAGNTWPWVLLVLVLVVLVVLVVVLGVKMRLKRCSFCTQRQPFLQCWMRNQDVSQEDAQHQRKMGLLGSPQPVQQNAAAESPCL from the exons ATGTTGCATTTGAGCTCACGACTCGATTGCCCGGCGGTCCTGATGGGGCGTTGGACGCTGCTTATCCTGTTCCTCCGCCTTATCCTGCATG TGAGTAGCAGGTCGGAATTTTCTGTTCAGAATGTGGATGTGAAAAAAACCGCTATCCTACAGTGTAACGGGACCGTAAGCAAGGACACTCGTCCCCAGGAGTATGATGTCGAATGGAAGACTGAGAAAAACATCCAGGTCGCGCactaccagcagggggagctcaCAGTAGGAGAATGGTTCAAGGGCAGAGTCAGCATCTTCAAGGATGACATCGGGTTTGGAAACTTCTCCCTCAAAATCAGCCCTGTGGAATACAGTGATGGAGATCTTTATATGTGCTTCTGGAGGAGAAAACATATTTGTGATGTCAAACTAGATGTCCTTG TGCCCTCAATGGTATCTGCACAGCTTGGGGAACCTGCCACACTCCCCTGTTATGTCCACGTGGATAAAACGCAAAAGAACGATGTTGATACTGTTCACTGGAAGAAAAATGTAGAGTCTATCCTGGACTATCAGCCTGGGTTGTTCAATAAAAGCTCTGGATGTGAGAACAGATGTAGCATGTCAGTAGACAAGATTAAATTTGGTGACCTGTCTCTGACTATCTCTGAAGTGCATTATTCAGATCGAGGAACCTATCAATGCTTCACTGATAAAACTGTAAAACCTGAGGAAATCATCTTCACTACTGAAG TCCACCACAACACCCCCATCATCCAAATTGGTCAGTCTCTCAGCCTGCAGCTCTACAGTTCAGAACCAGTGAGGGTTGTGTTCCAGCCCAATGAAAACTTGCCCGTTGTACCTGTGTGCACAGTGAAGGGAGAGTCAGTAGACTGTATGCCTCAGTACAAGCACAGAGTGTCCGTCCAGAACACAACTCTCAAACTGGACTCAGTCATGTTAATGGACAGGGGTGTGTACAGAGTCATAGACCACAAGACCAATGAGAACATCTCTGTCACCGACCTTCATACGGAAGACCCTCCAGCTCCTGCag GAAACACATGGCCATGGGTGCtgctggtgctggtgctggtggtgctggtggtgctgGTTGTGGTGCTGGGAGTCAAGATGCGGTTGAAGAGATGCTCCTTCTGTACCCAGAGGCAGCCATTCTTACAGTGCTGGATGAGGAACCAGGACGTTTCACAAGAGGACGCTCAGCACCAGAGAAAGATGGGGCTACTGGGGTCTCCTCAGCCTGTGCAGCAGAATGCAGCAGCTGAGAGCCCCTGTCTATGA
- the LOC125720607 gene encoding uncharacterized protein LOC125720607 isoform X1 yields MLHLSSRLDCPAVLMGRWTLLILFLRLILHVSSRSEFSVQNVDVKKTAILQCNGTVSKDTRPQEYDVEWKTEKNIQVAHYQQGELTVGEWFKGRVSIFKDDIGFGNFSLKISPVEYSDGDLYMCFWRRKHICDVKLDVLVPSMVSAQLGEPATLPCYVHVDKTQKNDVDTVHWKKNVESILDYQPGLFNKSSGCENRCSMSVDKIKFGDLSLTISEVHYSDRGTYQCFTDKTVKPEEIIFTTEVHHNTPIIQIGQSLSLQLYSSEPVRVVFQPNENLPVVPVCTVKGESVDCMPQYKHRVSVQNTTLKLDSVMLMDRGVYRVIDHKTNENISVTDLHTEDPPAPAGNIWPWVIVVVLLVVVVVLLVLVVKMRLKRCAFCDQRQPFLQCRMRNLPVSQEDAQPQIEIRSLVSSQPVQENGQDEQLRAPVCESGDTEDKRGPQPWNDDFCM; encoded by the exons ATGTTGCATTTGAGCTCACGACTCGATTGCCCGGCGGTCCTGATGGGGCGTTGGACGCTGCTTATCCTGTTCCTCCGCCTTATCCTGCATG TGAGTAGCAGGTCGGAATTTTCTGTTCAGAATGTGGATGTGAAAAAAACCGCTATCCTACAGTGTAACGGGACCGTAAGCAAGGACACTCGTCCCCAGGAGTATGATGTCGAATGGAAGACTGAGAAAAACATCCAGGTCGCGCactaccagcagggggagctcaCAGTAGGAGAATGGTTCAAGGGCAGAGTCAGCATCTTCAAGGATGACATCGGGTTTGGAAACTTCTCCCTCAAAATCAGCCCTGTGGAATACAGTGATGGAGATCTTTATATGTGCTTCTGGAGGAGAAAACATATTTGTGATGTCAAACTAGATGTCCTTG TGCCCTCAATGGTATCTGCACAGCTTGGGGAACCTGCCACACTCCCCTGTTATGTCCACGTGGATAAAACGCAAAAGAACGATGTTGATACTGTTCACTGGAAGAAAAATGTAGAGTCTATCCTGGACTATCAGCCTGGGTTGTTCAATAAAAGCTCTGGATGTGAGAACAGATGTAGCATGTCAGTAGACAAGATTAAATTTGGTGACCTGTCTCTGACTATCTCTGAAGTGCATTATTCAGATCGAGGAACCTATCAATGCTTCACTGATAAAACTGTAAAACCTGAGGAAATCATCTTCACTACTGAAG TCCACCACAACACCCCCATCATCCAAATTGGTCAGTCTCTCAGCCTGCAGCTCTACAGTTCAGAACCAGTGAGGGTTGTGTTCCAGCCCAATGAAAACTTGCCCGTTGTACCTGTGTGCACAGTGAAGGGAGAGTCAGTAGACTGTATGCCTCAGTACAAGCACAGAGTGTCCGTCCAGAACACAACTCTCAAACTGGACTCAGTCATGTTAATGGACAGGGGTGTGTACAGAGTCATAGACCACAAGACCAATGAGAACATCTCTGTCACCGACCTTCATACGGAAGACCCTCCAGCTCCTGCag GAAACATATGGCCATGGGTGATCGtggtggtgctgctggtggtggtaGTGGTGCTGCTGGTGCTGGTGGTCAAGATGCGGTTGAAGAGATGTGCCTTCTGTGACCAGAGGCAGCCATTCTTACAGTGCCGGATGAGGAACCTGCCCGTGTCACAAGAGGACGCTCAGCCCCAGATAGAGATCAGGTCCCTGGTGTCTTCTCAGCCTGTGCAGGAGAATggacaagacgagcagctgagAGCCCCTGTCTGTGAGAGCGGAGACACCGAAGACAAGCGTGGCCCTCAGCCCTGGAATGATGACTTTTGTATGTAG